The sequence TGATGTTAGCCACATTGCAGCAGCAATCATGAAAAAAAGCCAGTGCATAAACAAGCGAGTCTGCCATGCAGAGCGCTTTGTCAGTATCATTTGGCAGCCATGGTGCACAGGCATTCTTGTCTTCTGTTAGTTCTAGCCAAGGCCCGTACAGCTGCAGTACAGCCTTGATGGCCTGTTGTAGGTTGTCCTTCGGGGAGTTGACCTTTTTCCATATATAGGCGTGTGCAATAACACTGAAGAAATGACACAGCACAGAAAGATATGGCTTGACTCTGTTATAGAGGCCCTTCATGGCTAAGGAAGCATCAGAAGTTCGGAGTTCTGCAAAGTGAGCTGTTGCAACAGCCAGGGTCTCTGCTGCTTCATCCAGCGACAAGGTACAGCGATGCTTTGCACACATGTCCCTAATGTGTGCTGCCGCACCGGAAGTGCTCCGGCCCAGTGACTGGATAAGAATGCTCCAAGTGACTACAGGAATCGAGCAGGACGACGTGCCTTTGAGAAGCATGGTGAGGACAGGTGCATACTGCTGAGGAAAGCTGAACTGTAGCAAGCCACGCAGGTGTGAACAAAGAAGCTCGACCAAGGGCAGCACAGTTGTTTTGGGACTATGGCCACACTTTTCTAGCATCATCTCCATCGCCACCAGCAAATTCCCTCGTACAGCCCGACTTGGTGCACGGCTTGTTAACCAATGTGGGAGGTCAAACTTGGATAGCAGCACAAAGACAGTGTTGTAGAGAGCTGGAACGAGGCTGGAACTTAATGAGTGGTACATGAGAGCATACTGCTCATCATCAGCTGCTGCAGGAGTGAAGAACGGTGATATGTGGTTTACAATGCTTGGATTCTTGAGCATTGCTTGCAGCACAGGCAGGCACTGGCTAGCCCTGTTGGACACAAACTCCTGACCGACCATGTCCAAGCATAGAGTAAGAAACTGTCGTGTGGGGGAGTAGCTGGTAATGTCCTTCTGTAAAGCTCCAATCAGGTCAAAAAAGACCTCGCTCCCAAGCACTGCGAGAGCAATCTTGTCAGCAGGCGAAGCCTGACGATGCCTTTGAACTAGCTGAGTAAGACATGCTTCCAACTGAACGAGGGCACAGCAACTAGCGTGCGGCGGCCCTGTCAGGGTGGCAAGCCATTCAGTTCGATTTTGCTTTACCTTTAGCAAGATGTTGGGATCCTGGCGGGCTTCATAAAACGTCAGGTTCAACTGCGCTGCACCACTGCAGTCATTACCGCATGTGCGCACCAGGCTTACATGTGCCTCAACATTCTTGTAGAGGACAGGAAGCAATTCATTTTGGTGTGCCTGATCTAAGTGTGCCAGCATGTCCAGCTGGCCATTAACGGTGCTTGCCTGCGCCCGCAGTGCCCTCAGTTGTGAAGCAACCAGTTCTCGCACTTCTGACGCGACAACTGGCACAGGTGGGATGACAGGTACCAATGTGGGCACAGGAGATGCTAGCACTGGCTTCTCATGTGTCCCCAATCGAAAAATCATGCCCTCTTTCACAGCTGGCACATTGCTGTCTTGCTGTTTCCCTTGGCTGGGGACAACAGGTGAGAACTTGGCCAGCTCCAGGCTTTCCAGCTGACACTGCCAGGGCTCCATGGACACAAGGTCATGCCACAGCTGACCACTGCCTTGGATGGTGGCACACAACAGCCCTGGACAGTACTTCGATGGTAAAGCAGTAAGGTCAACACCAGTGCACAAAACTTGCTTGTCTTCAAGCCAGAAGACAAAACTGCGATACACTCTGAGCAACCTCTCACACAGAATCTTTGGCAATGCCCCTTTCTCTTCACCAGAACAGTACTTGGAGAAATGGTCCACCAGATTGGCCACTCGCTGCTTCACTTTCTTTAGCAAAGATGAAAAGCCACCACACTTGAACAAATGCAAGCCTGCACTGTTGCCATCAGGGCACTTTCGTAGGTAGAGACAAAAAAACTGCTGCCATATCAGAGGAAGAGCAGGGTGATCTGCATCAGTGACAACAGCTTGACGAGCCCAACGGTACAGCAAAAGAACATCCAAGGGCGCTCGCATGGCCTTCTTGACTGCAGCAGTGCACTCAGGTGACACTGCAGCACAGAGCACAGCTTCCCACATGGCTGCCACACTGGGCAGCCGAGCTTCGGCAAGCATCCCTGCCAGAGCGAACCATGGAGCCAATGGTGCAGAGTCAAATGGCACAACTGCGGGCCAGGTTTTCATGGACAGTGGTGCACTTGCCTGTTCAGTTAGGCTGTTCAGCAATGTTGTGAGTTGTTCCAACGCACTTTCCAGGCAGTCTGCCTCAAAATAAGCTAATTGAACCAGAAAGTCAAGAAGGTACATGACATCACTCTGCCCACTGAATTTAGAGGCTGCCTTTTGCATGGGGATGTCTGGAAGGTGCAAAAGTAAGGATGTCCAAAGTCTGATAGGTAGTGATGGGAAGCCCCAACGCTTGGCCTGCTTGACATGATAAGCCATTGTACCAGCAAGCAGCTTAAGTACACATCGTTCATGCTCATATCCAGCCAGTCTCCAAGCTGCTGCCATGCTAGTGCCGTCAACGAGAACAAGATGTTGGAGATCTTCCAAAAATTTCCTGTTAGTTATGAGCATCTCCTGCCGCATGTAGAAAAGTGGAAGAACAAGGCTCAAGCACTTTATTGCAGCAGCATACTGCTTCTTAAGTACTAGGGTCGAAATAGAGTTAAGACCTGTGGTAAGCACTTGTTCCCTGCAGTGGCCCATGCTTGCAATGGAAAAAGACAGGAAGATGCCACAAGGCAACAGCTCATTGGTGGCTTGTGCAACTGGCTGGAGCCATTCGTACTTTTGAAGATCTGGTGCAACGTCAACAGGTGGATTTTCATCCACGACAAGGCTCAGCTGAGCATGGTGGTTACTGTCAAAAGCATGCAGCTTTAGTTTAAACAGAATGTCCCAGACCCAGCTGCTGAATTCCGTAGGTGTCGAGGACTTGTAAGCACTAGTAGCCATAAAGGGCAGATAACGTACTTGTTTGTGAACCCTGTCAGCACAAAACTTTCTGTAAGACATAAGCAGCAGCACTCCAACAAACTGGTGTAGGCTGCGTTCCAGGAAGAGCTGGTCCTGCTCATTTGTACCATAATTCAGAGCGTCAATCAACATCCTAGCCAGCAGACTCTGAGGTGAATCCAGAGGATAGCAGAGCAGGAAATGGGCTATGATGTCAAGGTCTTCTTTGTCGGGCTGCCACAGCTCCAGCGGCATTGCGCGCATCAGGTAGCAAGACATTATGCCCAGCGCCAACATGTGGTCTTCAATTGCATCCAAGAGCACCGACACAATAAATGGCTGCTTTTGAGCGAGGGATGAAAGCAGTTCTCTGCCTTGTTTGGGAAGCGATTTCCTTAAGTTTACATTAAGGTATGCAATCTCAAAGATGTCAATAGCAACAATGTGGGCGAGAGCAGGGCTGTCCACCATGTTCACAAATGCAGTCATCAAGAAGAATACCTCTGAGTGCGGCAGTTGACTCAGCCTTTCATGGAAAGAAAGCCTGTGGCTTTTGCAAAGTAGCTTGCTACAAACTTCAAGAGGAGATAAATGAACTTGATGCAGATTCTCCTCATAGCTGTTATGAAGGAGCCACAACAACTGCCAGGTCATAGCTGCAGAAATGGATGCATATGGAAGGCCTACCATGAACTGCCATGCTCCTGTTTTGCATGAATGAAAGATGCTGTTGACAGCTCGAAGAAAAAGCTGGTCATATTCAACTTGCAGATGTGCGAGGAGAGCAGGGTCACTATTATTGTGCATTAGCTGGAATCCCTTCAACAGGTCAGACATACAGTGAATGGTAAGGGAAATAAGGCGAGCAATCTTTCTTGACAAATGCTTGCACCATGAATCACTGTAGGTTTTCAGGCCAGTGTGGAGGATGGAGACCAGATGTGATGCCACTGCTATTGCCTTGAGAACATCTAGCTCCGACATCTTAGCTGCATCGGTCTCTTCGGGTGTGCCACGCAAAAAATTCAGGATGTCAATAAATGGTACTTGGTTTAGCAGGGCGACAACATCACTTTCTAGGCAGCCAAGAACTGAGGCTAGCTCCTTCTTCGGCAAAGATCGCAGGTACTCTTTATGAGCTCCGACTGGGGACAAAATGGTAGCTAATACTGCCAGGGCATAGTCAAGCATTTGGTGGCAGTCAGACTTTACAGGCGGCAGAGGACTCGGCACCTGGACCAGGCTAATGGCCCACTTGTGGATCCCTGGTGGACAAAGAAGCACATGATTGAGCAAGAAGAAGTGGTCGGCCAAAGAGGCTACACGAAGCAGTACATTGGAGAGCATGTGCACCCATGACTGCACATCCTTGACTAAAAGCTTGTCCTTTGAACCCTTCCTCAAAAACAGGAACAGGACACTGATGCATGACTTAAGTTCAGAGACATCGCAGTTTGGTTCCGTTTGAATTTTGAAGCTGATAGGCCTACTGTTCTGCATGTCCCTAAATGGAGTGCCACTAACAACCAGCTGAAAATGGTAATCAATTTGGACACGGAGGGTATTAACGTTGTGCATGTAAACAACATGTTTCTCCTTCAGCAAAGTAAGCATCTGCTCAGAACGAGAGGCTAAAATCGATGCAACGTCCTTGTTGTACTTTGCCTGTTGGAAGTGGTGTGTCCCGCTAACTTGTACGTAGTCACTGCAACTTCCAGTGCCAGTCACCGAGGCTGACACCAGGTTCCACACACGTGCTTCCCACTGGGCAGTCTCTTCTCGCAAGCTCTCCATAAGACTTGTGGTCTCACTCAAGAGATCCCTGGATCGCAAGTAGTTTGCTAGCAACACATACAGGCTGTGGCTGTTtagatttttttcttcattaaggCTGGCAAAGTTGGCTACCATGTTTTCTCTCCCTTTCAACCAAGCACCTCCATACATCTGAAGTATCTGATCTTCCAGAAGTGGTCTAATTGCTGCACGGTGGTCAGAAATGCCAGAAATTTCGGGATAGTGTCTGCCGATGTCGCGGCTTCGACCGAACACATCGTAACCGCATGCCGTCGGCAACAAGGCAGTGACTTTGTAACTTGCAAGTTCAGTTTGGGTAGTCAGTGTGTCGCGAGGCGTCGGAAAAGCGCACGGATTGTCGTGCGTGTCCGGAGGAACGGCCGGCGGGGCGGAAGGTGCTTCAGTTAAATCCTCTGTTCTTATTTCTTCCCAGTCGCTGCACTCGTCGCCCGTTTCACTGCCGGTATCCGCAGGGGCAGACGGCAAATCGTGCGAGAATGCCGGGGTAATCTCTGCCTGCTTTTTATCCGTGGTTTCTGTATGAATGCCACTGTGCACTTTCTCGGGAGCGTCGACAGGTGCGCTCGGTACTATTTGCGGTAAGACAACTGCGCAGATCGTCTCCGCGGGCTGCGGTACGGCTTTGATTTTTTCCTGCTGGCTGTCATCAAACGTTTCACTTCGACCAACTTCCTCGGGGCGTCCCGGCAGCAAATCAGCGCCATCCTGACGTGTTGTTGAATGCGAAACTTCAGAAGCACAGGGCGGCGACTCGCTACCGTCTCCATCTTCGACGACGTCGGGGAGGCACGATGCACCTTCACTTTCGCCGACTTTTGTTGCtggaaaatcatttgattgcttTGGTGCGCAGCGTTTGCCCGCGGAAATCTTTTCACGGGAGCTCACCGTGGCCGCCGCTTCCATGTTCGCATGTTTGTCCACACACCCGTGTGCAAATGCGTTACCGACAGAATAAAGCAGCGCTTTCGCGCAGCTGATTGTCAAGTTATTGCTTTCCGGTAGTGCAAGCACTGCAAGCAAGCGCTTCCGGTCAACCTCGGTCGGGCAAACCGGCCGCTGATAAAGCGCGCGGCATGTTCTGAACTCGAAGGCGACGCAAACACATTcacattgttgaaaaaaaaaaaaaaaatgttaagctTTAAAAGAAACGTACGCTCGAGGAGCAGGGTGGGGGGCGATTGTTGATATCGGCTACGTGTTTCAGCTGTCCAAACGGCTGCGAAAACCTTATCGTATACCAAACAAACTTTCAAGTATCATTTATATACGACCCTATCCAACCTGAATATACGCTGCGCGAAATAGGTGCGAAACTCTACGGGAGTACGGGAGGGCAGGGGGGGGCGCATTGTTGATATTGACTACTTGTTTCAGCTGCCCAGACAGCTGCAAAAACCGTATCGCATACCAAGCAAATTCGAGCATCATTTATATACTGACCCTATACAATGCAAACCTGAATACACGTTGTGCGAAACATATGTGAGACAGGTTGGAAGAGTGGGCCGCCGCAGGAGCTGTACTTGcatccatagaataaagaacaaacttagagaagggaaactgtaccttccgccgtggttcgaaaataagcagcggcagcgcatggaacttactttgggggacgccagatgacgttgctcaaaccggaagcggaagtgcacattttttttttttagagcaaaattcaatatggccgtttttagccggtcgcgtacgctggtacgcgccgtgcttgccctgcaggctatgcggcatgcctcaatgccttcgctgccgcgtaggtggtgcgttctaattgccaagagcctctactgacgcccatacaaacaagccacaagtgagtgaacagaacgcgcgactttattggcagaagacaagcagtgtacattctcgtgcaatagcagaaataaagtttgcatgtcgagatacgctggaatcattgacgcgagctcgtaaacggctc comes from Dermacentor andersoni chromosome 9, qqDerAnde1_hic_scaffold, whole genome shotgun sequence and encodes:
- the LOC126528175 gene encoding ectopic P granules protein 5 homolog, encoding MEAAATVSSREKISAGKRCAPKQSNDFPATKVGESEGASCLPDVVEDGDGSESPPCASEVSHSTTRQDGADLLPGRPEEVGRSETFDDSQQEKIKAVPQPAETICAVVLPQIVPSAPVDAPEKVHSGIHTETTDKKQAEITPAFSHDLPSAPADTGSETGDECSDWEEIRTEDLTEAPSAPPAVPPDTHDNPCAFPTPRDTLTTQTELASYKVTALLPTACGYDVFGRSRDIGRHYPEISGISDHRAAIRPLLEDQILQMYGGAWLKGRENMVANFASLNEEKNLNSHSLYVLLANYLRSRDLLSETTSLMESLREETAQWEARVWNLVSASVTGTGSCSDYVQVSGTHHFQQAKYNKDVASILASRSEQMLTLLKEKHVVYMHNVNTLRVQIDYHFQLVVSGTPFRDMQNSRPISFKIQTEPNCDVSELKSCISVLFLFLRKGSKDKLLVKDVQSWVHMLSNVLLRVASLADHFFLLNHVLLCPPGIHKWAISLVQVPSPLPPVKSDCHQMLDYALAVLATILSPVGAHKEYLRSLPKKELASVLGCLESDVVALLNQVPFIDILNFLRGTPEETDAAKMSELDVLKAIAVASHLVSILHTGLKTYSDSWCKHLSRKIARLISLTIHCMSDLLKGFQLMHNNSDPALLAHLQVEYDQLFLRAVNSIFHSCKTGAWQFMVGLPYASISAAMTWQLLWLLHNSYEENLHQVHLSPLEVCSKLLCKSHRLSFHERLSQLPHSEVFFLMTAFVNMVDSPALAHIVAIDIFEIAYLNVNLRKSLPKQGRELLSSLAQKQPFIVSVLLDAIEDHMLALGIMSCYLMRAMPLELWQPDKEDLDIIAHFLLCYPLDSPQSLLARMLIDALNYGTNEQDQLFLERSLHQFVGVLLLMSYRKFCADRVHKQVRYLPFMATSAYKSSTPTEFSSWVWDILFKLKLHAFDSNHHAQLSLVVDENPPVDVAPDLQKYEWLQPVAQATNELLPCGIFLSFSIASMGHCREQVLTTGLNSISTLVLKKQYAAAIKCLSLVLPLFYMRQEMLITNRKFLEDLQHLVLVDGTSMAAAWRLAGYEHERCVLKLLAGTMAYHVKQAKRWGFPSLPIRLWTSLLLHLPDIPMQKAASKFSGQSDVMYLLDFLVQLAYFEADCLESALEQLTTLLNSLTEQASAPLSMKTWPAVVPFDSAPLAPWFALAGMLAEARLPSVAAMWEAVLCAAVSPECTAAVKKAMRAPLDVLLLYRWARQAVVTDADHPALPLIWQQFFCLYLRKCPDGNSAGLHLFKCGGFSSLLKKVKQRVANLVDHFSKYCSGEEKGALPKILCERLLRVYRSFVFWLEDKQVLCTGVDLTALPSKYCPGLLCATIQGSGQLWHDLVSMEPWQCQLESLELAKFSPVVPSQGKQQDSNVPAVKEGMIFRLGTHEKPVLASPVPTLVPVIPPVPVVASEVRELVASQLRALRAQASTVNGQLDMLAHLDQAHQNELLPVLYKNVEAHVSLVRTCGNDCSGAAQLNLTFYEARQDPNILLKVKQNRTEWLATLTGPPHASCCALVQLEACLTQLVQRHRQASPADKIALAVLGSEVFFDLIGALQKDITSYSPTRQFLTLCLDMVGQEFVSNRASQCLPVLQAMLKNPSIVNHISPFFTPAAADDEQYALMYHSLSSSLVPALYNTVFVLLSKFDLPHWLTSRAPSRAVRGNLLVAMEMMLEKCGHSPKTTVLPLVELLCSHLRGLLQFSFPQQYAPVLTMLLKGTSSCSIPVVTWSILIQSLGRSTSGAAAHIRDMCAKHRCTLSLDEAAETLAVATAHFAELRTSDASLAMKGLYNRVKPYLSVLCHFFSVIAHAYIWKKVNSPKDNLQQAIKAVLQLYGPWLELTEDKNACAPWLPNDTDKALCMADSLVYALAFFHDCCCNVANINVMSSVWQHYFVKYVWTNPPKHITDTVQVAFDKLPWSKFSPSVEDVRLACKLLDEKYSSHLTFLVQVFVQVPWQTCLRDALQLAPEYIVDYSSSFAELVLGLAWHPNMAAFVATSLDPLREYNWGVVPVEIVWRLQKVFASSCNVHQLLKPSVGVDRTALEFVAALSCMLPGHANDLHKQLAFVTMLVGLYSSALDVADAKDLISLLPHLLGRCEHVHGPVVLLGRALSLLDCCPEGSPQVQALVEGLLPWLNARAGQPILLSVLTASCGNVASVQLLVCVTEACLAAFLKGSFTDDSGWFHAVAAFQIPELTLANFLKQCACQAAHLTQLIYVLHCLPKCHSPEDEWVLLDQLASWVSQGCANCTGGTSEPKLLLLWSKLLILSVRQLDFGSHPEAVHNLLVKFCSTLGTLGEDRDTSGLLGALGMGRRSAVSTRFRLCCRAVAAFVAARLDNNAALAEQTLSRLRSLQTSKAYLPLSQEIQAALGIVQDTSLGALRDSLHLVSRLVDSLYREEALLHILVFWQRTMVPGRV